TGGCTCAATAATTTCATTGATTGTAATTATTTCAACATTCGGTGCACTTAATGGAAGTATTCTTGCAACTGCACGTGTGCCTTTTGCAATGGCAAGAGCTGAATTATTTTTCAAAAGTTTGGGTAAAGTCCATCCTACTTTTGGGACTCCACATATTGCATTAGTAATACAGGGAATATGGTCATGTATGCTTGTTCTATCAGGCTCTTTTGATACTATCACTGATTACGTAATGTTTGCATCCTGGTTATTTTATATGTTAGGTGCTTATGGTGTAATTGTATTAAGAAAGAAAATGCCAGACGAAAAAAGACCATACAAAATTTGGGGTTATCCATTTACTCCTATAATCTTTGTTGTAGCAGCTCTACTTTTCCTTATAAATTCTATAATATCTGATACAGATGATGCAATGATGGGATTAGTTTTAATATCAAGCGGAATCCCATTTTATTTATTCTGGAAATACAAATCAAAAAATACTTGAGATTAATATAAATATTAATACTCAGTTTACTTTCATATGCGTTCAGAAATTTCCTGCGAATGATTTGAACAGTTAATAATTTTTTTATTGTAAAATTTATTACTTACCTAAAATAATTACAGTTATAAACTCTCCAAATTTGACAATTAAATAAAGACCTAAAAGAAATAAATAAATTTTCATAATTAATTTAATCGTAAGTAATATTATTAATGTTCTTCTTGAAATATATGTTTTGCTATAAGAATATAATGCATTCCCTTTCAAAAAATTAGGTAATAAAGAATAAATTTTCATTGCTTCCCCTTTGTTTTAATTGAGAAATTAATCAGCAGAAATACAATTATTTTTTATTAAGAAGTAAGTAATTAAAAGGTGAAAGGCGGGGCTCGTAAAATTAATTCAGATTGTTCAAGAAGATAAGATGAAAGAAAAGGTTGATTACAGAGGATTGCAATGGTTCTAATTTCAGAAAATAAATTTTCTAAAGAAGAATTTATAAAGTTTGTTAATTTTGTTTTATGAGAAATATTATCTAAAATCTTAACAACTTCATCTTTTGCATTTAGAACTATTTTTGTATCTAATTCATTGTTAGTTCTGTTACAAAATTCCTTCGAATTATTGGTAACTTGAAAATAATGATTTCTCTGAATATTTAATTCAACACTAAAGATCTGGATTAGAGAAATAACTATGCACACTACAATTTGTAAAAACTTATTATAAATTTTTGTTTTCACACCCAGTGACATTTTTATTTTAATCTTATTAGGTCACTAAAAACTAACCTTCAATAAATTTTACTTTATTTTAAATTCTTCTCTATATCGTGCAATAGAATTGTTAACTATTTTGTATGCTTCTTTTTTACCAAAAAACTTTTCAACTATTACATGTTTGTGTTCGAGTTTTTTATAATCTTCAAAAAATCTTTTTAGCTGAATGGTTGTATGTGGTGGCAGATCTTTTAATTCATTAATGTAATTAAGTGATATATCATTTTTTGCAACTGATATTATTTTATCATCTTTTTCATTATCATCAACCATTCTCATCAGTCCAATTACTTTTGCTTCAATGATACAAAGAGGGTCTACATCAATTGAAGATAAAACAAGAATATCCAGTGGATCGCCATCATCACTTATTGTTTGAGGAATAAATCCATAATTTGCTGGATAATAAACTGCGGAGAAAAGAACTCTATCTAATTTCAATAAACCACTTTTCTTATCAAGTTCATATTTACCTTTTGAGCCCTGTGGTATTTCAATTATTGCATTGACAAACTCAGGGGCATCATCTCCAAACTCAACATGATGCCATGGATTGAAATGTGTTGGTGTAAAAGAAAATTTATCTTTCTGATTTTTCATTTTCACTATAAAATTATTTTTACTAAATATAGTATAACTAAAAGTATCAACATAATAAACAACAGTTTCAATAATTCCAATCCAAATTTGGGAGGCTTTTTAATACTTTTATCGTTCATTTACATCTCTTAAATTAGTTTTAATCTGCACTTAACATTCTTAGACCTTTTTTTGCAACTTCACTATTTGGATTCAGTTGTTTTACTCTTTTATAAATTCGTATTGCGTTTTCAATTTTACCAAGTTGATGATAACTTAATCCAAGCATCTCAAGTGTACCCACATCATTTGGTTTAAATTCAAGTACTTTTTGTAGATATTGAATAGCCACTGCATAATTTTTATTTAAAAATGCCCTTTGACCTATAAAATAATTTGCTTCTAATAACTGATCCTTATACATTTTTTCTTTATCATTAGCCAGCATTATAACTTTCTTATATTGTTCTACAGCTTGATTAAGAGAGTCTAAATTTTTATATGTTTGTGCCAAATAAAAATAAGTATTGACAATAGTATCATTTAAAGCCGATGCTTTTAATAATGTCTTGCGAGCTTCTTCATAATCTTTTAACTGGTAATAAGAAAATCCCAGGAATCGATAAGCAAATTCATTTTTCTCGTCGTAATTAGTTATTGCTTTGTAGTACTTAACTGCTTGTGAATAATTATGATTTCTAAAAGAAACATTAGCCAATTCCAAGTAAACATTAGAACGTGTGCTATCTAATTCGATTACTTTTTCAAAATATCTAATTGCCAAAGAATCCTGCTTAATTTGAGCGAGAGAACGAGCTGCATTTTCATAATCATCTATTCTCATTAAAGAATCAGGCAAAGACATATAATATTTAGCTGATTCATCATATTTTTTCAGAGCATACGAAGCCAAAGCCAAGTTTTTCTTTATTGCATCGTCATTTGGATAATAATTTAAAGCTTGTAATGCATAGTTATAAGCCTTTTCATAGTTTTTAATTTCAAGCAAAGCAGTAATAATTTTTTGATATGCATCTAATGATTTTTCTAAACTCAAATACTTTTCGAACATTATAAAGGCATCCGTATAAAATTTAGCCTGGTAGAAAATTGTAGCTACTGCTAAATATGCTTTAGCATTCTTGGGCTCAATTAGAATTATTTTTAAATATTTGTTAATAGCTTCTTTAAATCTTTTTTCTTTATAAAACAATTCTGCAATTTTAAATTTAAGTTGAACATTTAATGAATCAATCGCTTCTGCCTTTTCATAATTCGTTAATGCTAATTCATTAATGTTCAGTTTCGAATAAGCATCACCGAGATTTTCATAAACATCTTTATTGATATAATTTGCATATTGCAGCTGTATTAAAATTTTTAATGCTGTGTTTGCAGAATCTTTATTCAATAAATTTTTTGCTATTAAAAATGCTTCTTCATATTGTTTTTTTTCAATAAGCTTTTGTGCATCCGATAAAGCATCCTGTGCATTCAAGTTAAAGTAAGCAAAAAATAAGAAAGAAATAAAAATGTTATATCTCAACATCTTTTTCACCAGAATTAATTTATTTGAATTAACTTAACAGGAACTGTTGCAGGACCAAGATCATTTTTCATAACCAATTTTTGTCCATCATTGCCAGTAAGAAATGAAGTGAAACCTGAAGCTACACCTAATCCAACTTCACTAAGTAAAATATATGTTGTACGATAAAGTGGGTATGTGCCATTTACTAAATAAGCATTATATGGTAAATAATAATTAATACCATTAATATTATTATCCCATACTCCAACTTTCAAAATCTTTATATTATCGATTCCTTTTAGAGTATTCAATCCAACAAAACCAATAGTATTTTGAGAATTAATAACTTTTTTAATAACATCATATTCACCGGGGACTATTTCAACATTTTTTAAATATTCTTCCTTAACTAAATTTGTTGTTATGTATTCATATACTCCTGAATTTTTATCGGGCATTACAATTTTCATTCTTGGGGTTGGAGAATTTAAAATCTCTTTCAAATCTGGCAAATAAATTTTATCTAAATGTGAGTTTTTATTACTTATAATCGCAATACCATCATAACAAAACTTGTATAACTCAACATCAAATTTTGTTTTTTCAATAAACTTTTTTTCTTCATCATTAAATTGACGCGAACCAATAAATATTTCTGTCTCTTTATTCAGCAGTGCAACTATCCCTTCTCTTGCTTTAACAGAAACAAGATCTATTTTTGTGTCTGGATACAAACTCATAAATAATTCAGCTTCCTCTTTAATTAAATTAAAAAGAGATTCATCAACATAACATTTCAAATATCCTTTAGTTGGAGTTTCATTAGGTTCTTTTTCACAGCCAATTAACAATAATAAAATTAATCCATATTTAAGTGAAACATTAACCATTTTTATTTCTCAATTTTGTAGAAACCAATCTAAATACACCATACATCAACAAAACTATTCCCATCATAATTTTAAATTGTTCAGGCAAGTAATTAGGAGCAATATTTGTAAATATTATTGCTAATCCCAAAACTATGAAGAGTGTACCCATTGAATACGAAATATAAGTAAAAACATTATTCATTTTATTGACCTTGTAGAGTAAATTTATATGGTATGACTATCCACACAGATACAGGTTTATTATTCTGTAAAGCAGGAGTAAATGCACATTTCATAGCGGCTTCAATTGCTGCTTCATTAAAAACTTCTGCATCAGATTTTATTATAACTGCTTTTTTAGGTTTCCCTTCTTTATCGATCAAAACTTTTACATAAACTTTACCTGTTATGCCTGCTCTTCGTGCTATATCGGGATATACGGGTTGTGCAGAAACTACCATTTCTGGTAATTTTTCTACTGCTACAAAAGCATTTATATCGGGCTCTTCCTCTTTTTCTTCTTCTATTTTGATATCTTGAGTTATCTGTGTTACTCCAGTTCCAAGTCCTTCTGTTAATGCAGGTGAAGATTGTTGACTTAATTCTTGTTGTGTTGCAATTGTTTGTTCTGGTGGAGCTTCGTCTTCTGGAACGGGGACAGGAATACCAACCGTTGGAGCGGCTGTTGAACCAGGGACTACAGATATTTGTTGAGGTACATCATTTGTTATCGAAGGTGGTGGACCCAACTCGCTATATTTTAATATTCTAACTGTAGGTACATTTTCTTCTTCTTTACTCATTGAAAGATAAAAATAGTAAGACGTAATTATTATTATATGAAGAACAACAGCTATAATTAAACCAATAGAAAAATTCCTTGGATATAATTTTTTTAATTCAAATGCACCATAAATATTGTTTTTGACTGAAATTGTATTTGTCATAACCAATCTCCTTTAAGACGCTCTTGCCATTTCTTTTTTATCTATTTCCGTCATTGGTGCCAAAGAAAATCGTGTAAGGTTTGCAAGATTTAATTCATCAATTATATCTATCATTGCATGGTATTTACTTTTCCTGTCTATTTTAATTAGAACAACAAGTTTTGGATTTTCTTTTGCTTTTTCGATAAGAAATTTTCTTAAATCTTCGAACTTAATTTTCCTGGGAACTTCAATTCCCATATTCCAATAAATATTCATGTTTTCATCTACTCTTAAAGTCATTAAATTTGACTCTGCTATTTTTACATCAACATCTTTAGGTGGTAAGTTTAATTCCAATGTTTGTGGTTTTCTAAAAACAGTAGTAAGCATAAAAAAAGTTAGTAATAAAAAAGCAACATCAACCATTGGCGTCATATCTATTCTTATGCTTATTCTTTTCTTAGACTTTTTCTTCCCGTGCTTTTTCTTGCTACTTTCACCTCCGCCTACATCAACTCCTGCCATGTTATCTCCTTTAATTTGTTTTAAAATTTGTGACCATAGCAAATCGTGTTATCTGAGTTTTTTTCAATATATCCATTATATCTGAAACTATTCCATATTCAGCATTTGCATCTCCTTTAACAATAGTTCTCAACTTAGGATTTGAAATTCTTGCTTTTATTAATAGGTCTGGCAAAGTTTCCAGATTTACTTCCACAGCCTGACGATTGCGATTTTGCTGTCCAAACATATTTTCCATCATATAAGCAGAATCAAAACCAAGATATATTTTTGAACTATCGCTAATGATAAGTGTCATTGTATTTGATTCTGGCAACTTAATTTCTGAGTGAGATAATGGCAATTGTATTTCAACTTCTTCAGGTGGTCTAAATTGAGTTGTAAGCATAAAAAAAGTTAATAGTAAAAATGCAACATCAACCATAGGAGTCATATCTATTTTTACAGGAATTCTTCCTTTCTTTATTCGTGGCATAATTTAACCTCATTTCGCTTTAAATACTTGCATTATATTATATGTTGCCTCATCTATCTGATAAGTAAAATTATCTACTTTATTTACGAAAAAGTTGTAAGCTACTATCCCTAAAATTGCAACGAATAAACCTCCTGCAGTATTAATCAAAGCTTCCGAAATTCCCGTTGCCAATTGAATAGCATCTGGAGCTCCGGCATGTGCTAATGCTCTAAATGAACGAATCATCCCGATAACTGTACCTAATAATCCAACCATAGTTGCTATTGATGCAATAGTTGAAAGAGCTATTAGATTTTTTTCAAGTAAAGGAGTTTCTAACATTAATGCTTCTTCAATAGAGCGTTGAACTTCAATTAGTTGTTTTTCTGAATCTGTTATTGTTTTTTCAGATGTAAGTTCATAATATCTTGTTAGAGCAACTTTAATAACATTAGCTACAGATCCTCTTTGTTCATCACACAATTGTATTGCTTCGGTTAAATCTCCTGCCCTTACTTTTTCTAAAACTTCTTTGAAAAATTTTGGAACACTTCTTCTACCAGCAGCCTTTCTCAGGGATAGCATTCTTTCAATAATAATCGCAAAATCCATAATTGATAGCGTAATTAAAAGTGCAACCAGGGGACCACCTGTATAAACTTGTCCCATTAAATTTTGTGGGACTTCTCGATTGCTTCCATCTTTAAAATTTGCTGCGTTACCTAAACCATATTCATAAATTGATACTGAAATTGCTAAAGCAATTATAAAAAGTATTACAATAAATGCAGATTGTTTCATTTATTATCACTCCTATATTTAATGTTTGAACATAAAGTTCAACATTCATGCCTAAAGAAAAATCATTGTTTTTTTAATTTATTATTGAAATTAATTAACAAAGGATTTCATTTTGAAAGGATCTGAAATTTCAATTTGAAATGAAGGCTTAGAGATTATATAATTTCTTTTTTCGCCAGAGGGTTGTCTCGGAAATTCCCAATATTTGAGCTGCTTCTTTCATACTAGAAGCAATTTTTAAGACATCCTTAATATGCTGTTTTTCTAATTCTTCTATTGTAAGAATTTCCTTTTTTTGCTTTTGAGGTATAAAATTTAATATTTCTACTGGTAAGTATTCTATCCTTAAAACATTATCTTTAGCAAATACTATAAGTCTCTTAACAAGAGTTTCAAACTCTCGAATGTTACCAGGCCAGTCATATTCAACCAGATAATCAATTAACTCATTATTTATTTTATATTCTTTTGATTTTGAATATTTTTTCAAAAAATAGTTAAGAAGAAGAGGAATATCCCCTTTTCTTTCTCTTAATGGGGGTAAATATAATTTTACTCCTGCAATACGGTAATAGAAATCTTCTCTTAAGTTTCCCGATTTTAATTCTTCATCAACTTTTTTATTTGTTGCAGAAATAATTCTTACATCGGCTTTACGTGTTATACTTTCACCAACTCTTTCATATTCCATACTTTGAAGAAACCTGAGCAATTTAACCTGCATTAATTTTGGTATATCTCCAACTTCATCAAAAAATAAAGTTCCTGTATCTGCAAATTCTATTCTTCCTATTCTATCTTTCAATGCATTTGTAAAAGCCCCCTTAACATGACCAAACATTTCGCTTTCAAAAAGATTCTCTGGGATTGCAGAACAATTAACAGCAACAAATGGATTTGATCTGCGTGAACTTTTAGAATGAATATACTTAGCTAATATTTCTTTACCTGTTCCACTTTCACCTTCAATAAGAATAGGTATATCGCTATCAGCAACTTCCTGTGCAATTTTTAATGTTTCTTTAACTGACTCTGTATTCGTAATAATTTCATTGCTTTCATAATCTTCTTCCAAAT
This is a stretch of genomic DNA from Rosettibacter firmus. It encodes these proteins:
- a CDS encoding inorganic diphosphatase; its protein translation is MKNQKDKFSFTPTHFNPWHHVEFGDDAPEFVNAIIEIPQGSKGKYELDKKSGLLKLDRVLFSAVYYPANYGFIPQTISDDGDPLDILVLSSIDVDPLCIIEAKVIGLMRMVDDNEKDDKIISVAKNDISLNYINELKDLPPHTTIQLKRFFEDYKKLEHKHVIVEKFFGKKEAYKIVNNSIARYREEFKIK
- a CDS encoding tetratricopeptide repeat protein, producing the protein MLRYNIFISFLFFAYFNLNAQDALSDAQKLIEKKQYEEAFLIAKNLLNKDSANTALKILIQLQYANYINKDVYENLGDAYSKLNINELALTNYEKAEAIDSLNVQLKFKIAELFYKEKRFKEAINKYLKIILIEPKNAKAYLAVATIFYQAKFYTDAFIMFEKYLSLEKSLDAYQKIITALLEIKNYEKAYNYALQALNYYPNDDAIKKNLALASYALKKYDESAKYYMSLPDSLMRIDDYENAARSLAQIKQDSLAIRYFEKVIELDSTRSNVYLELANVSFRNHNYSQAVKYYKAITNYDEKNEFAYRFLGFSYYQLKDYEEARKTLLKASALNDTIVNTYFYLAQTYKNLDSLNQAVEQYKKVIMLANDKEKMYKDQLLEANYFIGQRAFLNKNYAVAIQYLQKVLEFKPNDVGTLEMLGLSYHQLGKIENAIRIYKRVKQLNPNSEVAKKGLRMLSAD
- a CDS encoding PstS family phosphate ABC transporter substrate-binding protein, with protein sequence MVNVSLKYGLILLLLIGCEKEPNETPTKGYLKCYVDESLFNLIKEEAELFMSLYPDTKIDLVSVKAREGIVALLNKETEIFIGSRQFNDEEKKFIEKTKFDVELYKFCYDGIAIISNKNSHLDKIYLPDLKEILNSPTPRMKIVMPDKNSGVYEYITTNLVKEEYLKNVEIVPGEYDVIKKVINSQNTIGFVGLNTLKGIDNIKILKVGVWDNNINGINYYLPYNAYLVNGTYPLYRTTYILLSEVGLGVASGFTSFLTGNDGQKLVMKNDLGPATVPVKLIQIN
- a CDS encoding energy transducer TonB — its product is MTNTISVKNNIYGAFELKKLYPRNFSIGLIIAVVLHIIIITSYYFYLSMSKEEENVPTVRILKYSELGPPPSITNDVPQQISVVPGSTAAPTVGIPVPVPEDEAPPEQTIATQQELSQQSSPALTEGLGTGVTQITQDIKIEEEKEEEPDINAFVAVEKLPEMVVSAQPVYPDIARRAGITGKVYVKVLIDKEGKPKKAVIIKSDAEVFNEAAIEAAMKCAFTPALQNNKPVSVWIVIPYKFTLQGQ
- a CDS encoding ExbD/TolR family protein — encoded protein: MTPMVDVAFLLLTFFMLTTVFRKPQTLELNLPPKDVDVKIAESNLMTLRVDENMNIYWNMGIEVPRKIKFEDLRKFLIEKAKENPKLVVLIKIDRKSKYHAMIDIIDELNLANLTRFSLAPMTEIDKKEMARAS
- a CDS encoding ExbD/TolR family protein, with protein sequence MPRIKKGRIPVKIDMTPMVDVAFLLLTFFMLTTQFRPPEEVEIQLPLSHSEIKLPESNTMTLIISDSSKIYLGFDSAYMMENMFGQQNRNRQAVEVNLETLPDLLIKARISNPKLRTIVKGDANAEYGIVSDIMDILKKTQITRFAMVTNFKTN
- a CDS encoding MotA/TolQ/ExbB proton channel family protein, whose product is MKQSAFIVILFIIALAISVSIYEYGLGNAANFKDGSNREVPQNLMGQVYTGGPLVALLITLSIMDFAIIIERMLSLRKAAGRRSVPKFFKEVLEKVRAGDLTEAIQLCDEQRGSVANVIKVALTRYYELTSEKTITDSEKQLIEVQRSIEEALMLETPLLEKNLIALSTIASIATMVGLLGTVIGMIRSFRALAHAGAPDAIQLATGISEALINTAGGLFVAILGIVAYNFFVNKVDNFTYQIDEATYNIMQVFKAK
- a CDS encoding sigma-54-dependent transcriptional regulator, whose amino-acid sequence is MNKGRILVIDDEPNILKMIELSLSSAGYIPEVYLNAEDGINRAKEVFFDLSFVDLKMQPINGIQVLEALKKISPDTTIVLMTAYGSIETAVEAIKKGAYDYITKPFTHKEFLHIVDRVFEHHKMSRKIEGFKSYLEEDYESNEIITNTESVKETLKIAQEVADSDIPILIEGESGTGKEILAKYIHSKSSRRSNPFVAVNCSAIPENLFESEMFGHVKGAFTNALKDRIGRIEFADTGTLFFDEVGDIPKLMQVKLLRFLQSMEYERVGESITRKADVRIISATNKKVDEELKSGNLREDFYYRIAGVKLYLPPLRERKGDIPLLLNYFLKKYSKSKEYKINNELIDYLVEYDWPGNIREFETLVKRLIVFAKDNVLRIEYLPVEILNFIPQKQKKEILTIEELEKQHIKDVLKIASSMKEAAQILGISETTLWRKKKLYNL